One Pyrenophora tritici-repentis strain M4 chromosome 5, whole genome shotgun sequence DNA window includes the following coding sequences:
- a CDS encoding ribonuclease P complex subunit Pop1, with amino-acid sequence MADTSKKRKQASHPGPGNNPKRARFPLRPQHAIAATPTRDAYPNGELNVKNFLKSHETEIKSLENAMRAAKKGLSRRAFQEVPRELRRRTASHNPQRVPKRLRVRARQEAKEDNTPISRGTSGSGIGKGKKKYLRKKGREKSRQDWEKRAKRRKDAGNVVTGTGEKDQDGDISMENPPKEVMKPVSNARPRRKFPALATPATPPSRFRRRQRDKTWLPTHLWHTKRAKMTDPKEPLWRFAIPLKPVTKAYRLTHRAATQRGAVAWDMSYMSTISLEGPEASILGMLKGLHFGIDGGEDPWQDKGRARKWRNGTRAWEGWIYEREARLPRKIARVTVIWCASANDGDKRKVFIRAHPGVFLQLWNEVIRISKVQKPAVTVHDLRFEIGSIEITGPAAAETLCSILVPLSTSDAATDSPQSLWPTLASVTDAASLPAGALLAFDIPDPRLRDPPAPTPIAKDQQSLDTLTEILAAWPIDKTQTAASIFDTTSRLTAQRTMPSQKSINRRKSMCTLGQALEPRSTDPRIPTLIFTSRESRSWTIMLPWKCVMAVWRQMMRYPVSTGGNPRFGGLKERRQVDFERSIPHFPYDHPGTDAGWTWELHEREARKHEWTKRPKGKRIEWSTIDLGRGKKGEVGDPWACDWERLLPAPTETRIQKVLEQFDAPFRQLSCRQATNLVDGHGDASESSRSLFTVKLTMIQRGTPTDCARIYRLPTDPELRSKWLSLMPQPGVKRTSSKKGHRTVDKPTPTQRQRLAQSLLEAPRLNEGPPKAGEENYPMVPDEVDLIGFVTTGNYNLGEGMPTAVANVAVNRVCSLGSEQGVPRAERVCIVRQAGSTIGRLARWEVV; translated from the coding sequence ATGGCCGACACGTcaaagaagaggaagcaAGCTTCACACCCCGGCCCCGGCAACAATCCAAAGCGCGCCCGGTTCCCGTTGAGACCGCAGCATGCCATCGCCGCCACGCCGACTCGTGACGCGTATCCCAATGGCGAGCTCAACGTCAAGAACTTTCTCAAGTCACATGAGACGGAGATTAAGTCGCTGGAGAATGCCATGCGAGCCGCGAAGAAGGGGCTTTCGCGGAGGGCATTTCAAGAAGTGCCTAGAGAATTGCGCAGGCGTACTGCGAGCCACAATCCGCAACGCGTACCTAAAAGACTGCGGGTGAGGGCACGACAAGAGGCAAAAGAAGATAATACGCCCATTTCAAGAGGTACGAGCGGTAGTGGTATTGGCAAGGGAAAGAAAAAGTATCTGCGCAAGAAAGGGAGGGAGAAGAGTAGACAAGACTGGGAGAAGAGGGCGAAGAGGCGGAAGGATGCAGGTAATGTAGTGACAGGGACAGGCGAGAAGGACCAGGATGGTGATATATCCATGGAGAACCCTCCGAAGGAAGTCATGAAGCCTGTATCCAACGCCAGACCGAGGCGCAAATTCCCTGCCCTAGCTACACCAGCTACCCCTCCGTCACGGTTCCGCAGACGTCAGCGAGATAAGACATGGTTGCCCACACATTTATGGCACACCAAGCGCGCAAAGATGACAGACCCGAAAGAGCCCCTCTGGCGGTTCGCAATCCCATTGAAGCCAGTCACCAAGGCCTATCGTCTGACGCACCGAGCTGCGACCCAGCGAGGAGCGGTGGCTTGGGACATGAGCTACATGTCTACCATCAGCCTGGAGGGTCCCGAGGCCAGCATACTTGGGATGCTAAAGGGCCTTCACTTTGGCATAGATGGTGGAGAGGACCCTTGGCAAGACAAAGGCAGGGCTAGAAAGTGGAGAAACGGTACTCGGGCATGGGAGGGTTGGATATACGAGAGAGAAGCAAGGCTACCTCGGAAGATTGCTCGCGTCACTGTCATATGGTGTGCATCAGCAAACGATGGAGACAAGAGGAAGGTCTTCATTCGGGCGCATCCAGGTGTGTTTCTGCAGCTCTGGAACGAGGTTATCCGGATCTCCAAAGTGCAGAAGCCAGCCGTCACCGTACATGATCTCCGCTTTGAGATCGGCTCGATTGAGATAACAGGACCTGCAGCTGCGGAGACACTCTGCTCCATTCTCGTACCTTTGTCTACTTCGGATGCTGCTACAGACTCTCCACAGTCTTTGTGGCCTACCTTGGCTTCTGTAACAGACGCTGCCTCACTACCAGCCGGTGCTCTGTTGGCATTCGATATACCGGATCCTCGACTCCGCGATCCTCCTGCCCCCACACCGATAGCAAAAGACCAACAGTCTCTGGACACTTTGACTGAGATTCTGGCTGCTTGGCCGATTGACAAGACGCAGACTGCCGCCTCGATTTTCGACACCACTTCCCGATTGACAGCACAGCGTACGATGCCATCTCAAAAGTCCATCAACCGCCGCAAAAGCATGTGCACACTAGGCCAGGCGCTTGAACCTCGATCGACCGACCCACGTATACCAACACTTATATTCACGTCGCGTGAAAGCAGATCCTGGACCATAATGCTACCTTGGAAGTGTGTCATGGCAGTGTGGCGACAGATGATGCGCTACCCAGTATCTACAGGCGGCAACCCGAGGTTTGGCGGTTTGAAGGAGAGGCGCCAGGTCGACTTTGAGCGCTCGATACCCCATTTTCCGTACGATCATCCCGGCACAGATGCTGGTTGGACATGGGAGCTGCATGAACGAGAAGCTAGAAAGCACGAGTGGACGAAGCGTCCGAAAGGTAAGCGAATCGAATGGTCCACTATTGACCTTGGTAGAGGCAAGAAGGGCGAGGTCGGAGATCCCTGGGCGTGTGACTGGGAGCGGTTACTGCCTGCACCGACTGAAACACGCATTCAAAAGGTATTGGAGCAGTTTGACGCGCCGTTTCGTCAGCTCTCGTGTCGCCAGGCAACCAATCTAGTGGACGGACATGGCGATGCTAGTGAATCATCACGCTCGCTCTTCACTGTGAAGTTGACCATGATACAACGAGGCACTCCAACGGACTGCGCTCGCATCTACCGACTACCAACAGACCCAGAGCTTCGAAGCAAATGGCTATCATTGATGCCTCAGCCCGGCGTCAAACGTACGTCTAGCAAAAAGGGCCATCGAACTGTCGACAAGCCAACGCCCACACAGCGTCAGAGGCTTGCGCAGAGTTTACTAGAGGCTCCAAGGTTGAATGAGGGCCCGCCAAAAGCTGGCGAGGAAAACTATCCCATGGTACCTGACGAAGTGGACCTCATCGGTTTCGTCACGACTGGTAACTACAACCTCGGCGAAGGTATGCCGACGGCTGTTGCCAATGTAGCTGTAAACAGGGTATGTAGTCTTGGGTCTGAGCAAGGCGTACCACGAGCAGAGCGCGTGTGTATTGTAAGACAAGCCGGAAGCACCATCGGTAGGTTGGCGCGGTGGGAAGTGGTCTAG
- a CDS encoding DnaJ, DnaJ-class molecular chaperone with C-terminal Zn finger domain protein: protein MSPAFPPPEDMCKLNFSPLRSPSPRRRFNHERNQSEAAPRIRPISFQAPSPMAQQHAKRASIYVSDASIILASPVKTASSLLANEESTAEPIDHYKILEITPAATTDEVKAAYRKLRAVYFSSNAQKYRRLTAAFDVLMDPEARQVYDLNYMPQEEIQEEVRDDDPNWGLKRYQPTHNPMLGSEPYFSYIPLPTQSLPKCRQPSYLGVYAAYALPN from the exons ATGTCGCCTGCTTTCCCTCCCCCTGAGGACATGTGCAAGTTGAACTTCAGCCCTCTACGATCACCGTCTCCGAGAAGACGATTCAACCACGAACGCAACCAGTCCGAGGCTGCCCCGCGTATCCGACCCATCAGTTTCCAAGCCCCCTCACCCATGGCACAACAACACGCAAAGCGAGCTTCAATCTACGTCTCAGACGCTTCCATCATTCTTGCTTCACCAGTCAAGACGGCGAGTTCGCTGCTTGCCAACGAGGAGTCAACAGCGGAACCCATCGACCACTACAAAATCCTGGAAATCACACCCGCGGCCACGACGGACGAAGTAAAGGCAGCGTACCGCAAACTCCGAGCCGTCTACTTCTCAAGCAATGCACAGAAATACCGTCGTCTGACAGCCGCCTTCGACGTGCTGATGGACCCGGAAGCCCGCCAAGTCTACGATCTAAATTACATGCCAC aagaagagatTCAAGAAGAGGTCCGTGACGATGACCCGAATTGGGGCCTCAAACGCTACCAACCCACTCACAACCCCATGCTCGGCTCCGAGCCTTACTTCTCCTACATTCCGCTGCCCACGCAGTCCCTACCCAAGTGTAGACAGCCGTCGTACCTTGGCGTCTACGCCGCCTATGCGCTGCCAAATTAG
- a CDS encoding B12D domain containing protein, producing MFKATRALSMQPTRMMAMQPTRFMAMRQSPQLFMRQTLQMRRPVPKEDHGAHTVSQRLRQLKNIPTEIWPLIIVLGVAVGMAFFSITRKLWVDKTLRLRRQGKE from the exons ATGTTCAAAGCTACCAGGGCCTTGTCGATGCAGCCGACTCGCATGATGGCTATGCAGCCCACGCGCTTCATGGCCATGCGCCAGAGCCCGCAACTCTTCATGAGGCAGACGCTTCAGATGCGCAGGCCTGTGCCT AAGGAGGACCACGGCG CCCACACCGTGTCTCAGCGCCTCCGCCAGCTGAAGAACATCCCCACTGAAATTTGGCCTCTTA TTATTGTCCTCGG CGTCGCCGTCGGCATGGCCTTCTTCTCCATTACCCGAAAGCTCTGGGTCGACAAGACTCTCCGCCTCAGGAGGCAGGGCAAGGAGTAG
- a CDS encoding RNA-binding protein (RRM domain), whose product MSNLSDTSRLKATVFVGGLDQAVTQQTLYHAFLPFGDIVEVNLPKPENQKQGEEHRGFGYVEFEAASDAIDAIDNMDRSELYGSVIKVAPAKPQKDANEGLGSKTAVWEQEGWLAKHAVSEEDKANEQAKEEDSGPMDPMQGLEGLDEAGPKPA is encoded by the exons ATGTCGAACTTATCGGATACATCACGACTAAAGGCCACCGTTTTTGTCGGCGGTCTCGATCAGGCAGTCACTCAACAAACCCTCTACCACGCGTTCCTGCCTTTTGGCGACATTGTCGAAGTCAACCTGCCGAAACCAGAAAACCAAAAGCAGGGCGAAGAACATCGGGGGTTCGGCTatgtcgagtttgaggcaGCAAGTGATGCGATAGACGCCATTGATAACATGGACCGGAGCGAGCTGTACGGTTCCGTCATCAAGGTAGCACCAGCCAAACCTCAGAAAGATGCAAATGAAGGATTAGGCAGCAAGACTGCAGTTTGGGAGCAG GAGGGCTGGTTGGCCAAGCATGCTGTGAGCGAGGAGGATAAAGCCAACGAGCAAGCAAAAGAGGAAGATAGTGGACCTATGGACCCTATGCAAGGCTTGGAGGGCCTAGATGAAGCAGGACCGAAGCCAGCGTGA
- a CDS encoding WD40 repeat protein, with amino-acid sequence MVRLREIPRTATFAWSPGSTQPLIATGTKAGAVDADFSNETQLELWELNLDDSEQGVELKPVAAVSVESRFNDIAWSQPTEQYPRGIIAGALDSGALVLWDAEKLRAGEGEDAEIDQIDKHTGPIQAIQFNPFRPNILASAGAKGELYIHDTDDESKSYRLGKAGANPDEYTTLDWNKKVPHILATGSSGGFVTVWDVKLRKENLTLNHFGRKTVSAVSWDPNVPTRLVTAIPTDQNPLVLVWDLRNTNAPEKTLQSHDQGVLSLSWCVQDSDLLLSCGKDNRTIAWNPHTGEQLGEFPVVTNWTFQTRFNPSNPNLLATASFDGKIAVQTLQSTGAATDQNKAAAQAPEGEDFFAQTHAEPQGASFTLKTPPKWLKRRAGVAFGFGGKLVRFGLVDNKSKVSISTFAVDSEVSAASEEFDKALERGDITSICESKISKAANDEEKADWTVIETLTSENPRSKLVEYLGFSEKAEEPAENEEEKKEAKADGDVDEGASFFDNATDEGNFLSDLAASKGAKTNNPFQIYSGSESEADTKITRSLMLGDFNAALDVCLKENRLSDAFMIAICGGEKCIAKAQAAYFKKQSDAPNYLRLLASVVGKNLWDFVYNADLKDWKEVMATICTFADQADFPDLCEALGDRLEEAISEDTGSYRKDASFCYLAGSKLEKVVVNWAQELQESEKAGIEQTDSDNSFSIHARSLQEFIEKVTVFRKVVNFKDAEQDKENDWKLEPLYAKYVEYADIASAHGQLAIAEKYLDLLPQKYPAADVARNRVKQATRKVAAQPAATQRQAQPAATGRRQVVVPAYGQPAQATPAPPQQTPYAPVNPLQTQPAASPYTPANAFLSKTPLRPRAPRNFSNSPSIVPAANRGNIPAWNDTPDFGPPKATSRRGTPMNTVASPFPNQQQPLAGPPQGPFSPGARSTPPPPPKGPPQGPPRMTSPPSGPPQAGAPNPYAPSPAANTYAQPPPAGFVPPSQAPVQRGQSPYQPPTAAAPPSNRYAPAPGTQPSAPPGPMGGMPPPRNIAPPPGQFTPAGSAYAPSPVQQMQQMPPAAAAPPPRGPPQGPPRAGQSQAAPAAAAKYPPGDRSHIPDASRPIYEILEADLQRVKAKAPAQYKQHVADTEKRLNILFDHLNNEDLLKPDTIQQMNELAMNIQARQYDTATAIFSDLMTNKTDEGSNWMVGVKRLIQFSKSTQ; translated from the exons ATGGTCCGTCTACGAGAAATTCCGAGGACGGCCACTTTCGCTTGGTCGCCAGGCTCAACACAGCCTTTAATTGCGACTGGAACAAAGGCTGGGGCCGTGGATGCCGACTTTTCCAACGAAACACAATTAGAGCTCTGGGAGCTCAACTTGGATGATAGCGAGCAGGGCGTTGAGCTCAAGCCTGTTGCTGCTGTGAGCGTAGAATCGAG GTTCAACGACATTGCATGGAGCCAGCCCACCGAGCAGTATCCGCGGGGCATAATAGCCGGTGCACTCGACAGCGGGGCCTTAGTACTATGGGACGCGGAGAAGCTACGCGCAGGCGAAGG CGAAGATGCCGAGATTGATCAAATCGACAAGCACACCGGTCCCATCCAAGCCATACAGTTCAACCCATTCCGTCCGAACATCCTCGCCTCTGCAGGCGCCAAAGGCGAACTCTATATCCACGACACCGACGACGAATCCAAGTCCTACCGTTTGGGCAAGGCAGGAGCGAACCCCGACGAGTACACTACATTAGATTGGAACAAGAAGGTGCCACACATCCTCGCAACTGGAAGCAGTGGAGGCTTTGTCACTGTATGGGACGTGAAACTCAGGAAGGAGAATCTGACATTGAACCACTTTGGGCGCAAAACTGTCAGCGCTGTTTCTTGGGATCCTAACGTTCCCACACGGCTCGTCACCGCGATTCCGACCGACCAGAACCCGCTCGTGCTCGTATGGGACCTCCGTAATACGAATGCACCCGAGAAGACACTGCAATCGCACGACCAGGGCGTTCTCTCCCTCTCGTGGTGTGTGCAGGACAGCGACCTTCTCCTGTCTTGCGGCAAGGATAATAGGACAATTGCCTGGAACCCGCACACCGGAGAGCAGTTGGGCGAGTTCCCGGTCGTGACCAACTGGACCTTCCAGACACGATTCAACCCCTCGAACCCGAACCTCCTCGCTACCGCGTCGTTTGATGGCAAGATCGCCGTTCAGACACTACAGAGCACTGGCGCTGCCACTGACCAGAACAAGGCGGCAGCTCAAGCACCAGAAGGCGAAGACTTCTTTGCGCAGACCCACGCAGAACCTCAGGGCGCATCTTTCACACTAAAGACACCCCCGAAGTGGCTGAAGAGAAGAGCAGGTGTGGCTTTTGGATTTGGTGGAAAGCTAGTACGATTTGGCCTTGTGGACAACAAGTCAAAGGTCTCGATATCCACATTTGCGGTTGACTCGGAGGTCAGCGCGGCGAGCGAAGAGTTCGACAAGGCACTGGAAAGGGGTGATATCACGTCGATTTGCGAGTCGAAGATTTCAAAGGCAGCCAATGACGAGGAAAAGGCCGACTGGACCGTCATCGAGACCCTGACATCGGAGAATCCCCGTAGCAAACTCGTCGAATACCTTGGCTTTTCAGAGAAGGCCGAAGAGCCAGCAGAGaacgaagaagagaagaaggaggcCAAGGCAGACGGAGATGTGGATGAAGGAGCTTCTTTTTTCGACAACGCGACCGACGAGGGCAACTTTTTGTCAGATCTCGCGGCTTCAAAGGGTGCAAAGACCAACAACCCTTTCCAGATTTACTCTGGCTCAGAGTCAGAAGCTGATACCAAGATCACCCGTAGTTTGATGCTGGGAGACTTCAATGCGGCCCTAGATGTCTGTCTAAAGGAGAACCGGTTGTCCGATGCTTTCATGATCGCCATCTGTGGTGGCGAGAAGTGCATTGCCAAGGCACAGGCTGCATACTTCAAGAAGCAGTCTGATGCGCCAAACTACCTGCGCCTACTTGCGTCTGTGGTCGGAAAGAACCTATGGGATTTCGTCTACAATGCCGACCTCAAGGACTGGAAGGAAGTCATGGCCACCATCTGCACGTTTGCTGACCAGGCTGATTTCCCAGATCTTTGCGAGGCTCTTGGAGATCGTCTGGAAGAGGCCATCTCCGAAGATACTGGTTCGTACCGAAAGGATGCCTCCTTCTGCTACTTGGCTGGTTCCAAGCTCGAGAAAGTTGTGGTCAACTGGGCTCAGGAGCTCCAGGAAAGCGAAAAAGCTGGCATAGAACAAACAGACAGCGACAACAGCTTCTCCATTCATGCCCGATCGCTACAGGAGTTTATTGAAAAGGTCACCGTGTTCCGAAAGGTGGTCAACTTCAAGGACGCCGAGCAGGACAAGGAGAATGACTGGAAACTAGAGCCTTTGTACGCCAAGTACGTCGAGTATGCTGATATCGCATCTGCCCACGGACAGTTGGCGATTGCAGAGAAGTACCTAGATCTTCTTCCTCAGAAGTACCCGGCAGCAGACGTTGCTAGGAACCGCGTCAAGCAGGCAACGAGAAAGGTCGCAGCGCAACCAGCAGCTACTCAGAGACAGGCCCAACCTGCTGCAACTGGCAGACGTCAGGTTGTGGTTCCCGCATACGGTCAACCTGCGCAAGCAACACCAGCACCTCCTCAGCAGACACCATACGCTCCAGTCAACCCTCTCCAAACACAGCCAGCAGCGTCACCATACACACCAGCCAATGC GTTCCTCAGCAAAACCCCATTGCGCCCCCGCGCGCCACGCAACTTTTCCAACTCACCCTCCATTGTACCAGCAGCCAACAGAGGCAACATCCCAGCCTGGAACGACACACCAGACTTTGGCCCTCCAAAGGCAACTTCACGTCGTGGTACTCCGATGAACACAGTAGCTTCTCCGTTCCCTAACCAGCAGCAGCCTCTCGCAGGCCCGCCTCAGGGCCCCTTTTCGCCTGGAGCGAGGTCAACGCCTCCACCTCCGCCAAAGGGACCCCCGCAAGGCCCTCCTAGGATGACTTCTCCCCCATCTGGACCTCCACAGGCAGGAGCCCCGAACCCATACGCACCATCACCAGCAGCAAACACATATGCTCAGCCACCGCCTGCTGGTTTCGTGCCACCATCACAAGCACCTGTACAGCGTGGACAATCGCCGTACCAGCCTCCAACCGCTGCCGCACCGCCATCAAACCGTTATGCTCCTGCTCCAGGCACACAGCCGTCAGCGCCACCAGGACCAATGGGAGGCATGCCACCACCTCGAAACATTGCACCACCACCAGGCCAGTTCACTCCTGCTGGGTCGGCATATGCACCTTCTCCAGTTCAACAGATGCAACAAATGCCACCTGCAGCGGCGGCACCGCCACCAAGGGGCCCACCACAAGGTCCCCCACGTGCTG GACAGTCGCAAGCGGCTCCAGCAGCCGCGGCCAAGTATC CTCCTGGTGATCGGTCACACATCCCCGACGCGTCTCGGCCCATCTATGAGATCCTTGAAGCAGACCTCCAGCGCGTAAAGGCCAAGGCCCCAGCCCAGTACAAGCAGCACGTAGCCGACACCGAGAAGCGACTCAACATCCTGTTTGATCATCTCAATAACGAGGACCTACTGAAACCCGACACCATTCAGCAGATGAACGAGTTAGCGATGAACATTCAAGCGAGACAGTACGACACTGCTACTGCCATCTTCTCGGACTTGATGACAAACAAGACAGACGAGGGTAGCAACTGGATG GTTGGAGTTAAGCGCTTGATTCAGTTCAGCAAGTCTACTCAGTAG
- a CDS encoding CaiC, Acyl-CoA synthetase (AMP-forming)-AMP-acid ligase II: MYADRITDTLAPEIVKLRARNDPNGVFAQIPAGTTYSDGFRSITNLQLYNAINYTAGLIRQRFGESKEFETLAFIGPSDPRYTIMLMAAMITGYKAFLPSPRNSEEAHLTLLERLQCHKIVVTESPLPCVGMILKGRKMQTLTLPELGQLLDVGDVEEYLYTKTFEEAKRDPVHVLHTSGTTGIPKPLIYTPAWAASLMVQCQLEAPEGFVDLSCYTTRGRFVSILPPFHGAGVTFTCFVALFFGTVPVFMLPGLPPTTEDMVQAISHADVDWAFLPPGRDSSRATCTKHELTIFVTQHLWMNWGSGLTYWTWQRFG; this comes from the exons ATGTACGCCGATAGAATCACAGACACTCTAGCCCCGGAGATAGTCAAATTACGCGCACGCAACGATCCCAATGGCGTCTTCGCCCAAATCCCCGCCGGAACAACGTATTCAGACGGCTTCAGAAGTATAACGAACCTTCAGCTATATAATGCCATCAACTATACCGCTGGGCTCATCCGCCAGCGTTTCGGGGAAAGCAAAGAGTTTGAGACGCTGGCGTTCATTGGGCCGTCAGATCCTAGATATACGATTATGCtgatggcggcgatgatCACGGGGTATAAG GCCTTTCTTCCCTCACCCAGAAATAGCGAGGAAGCACATCTCACTCTACTGGAACGACTCCAATGCCACAAAATTGTAGTAACGGAGTCGCCTCTCCCATGCGTTGGCATGATTTTGAAAGGCAGGAAAATGCAGACATTGACGTTGCCTGAGCTAGGGCAGTTGTTGGATGTGGGGGATGTCGAGGAGTATCTATATACAAAGACGTTTGAAGAGGCAAAGAGGGATCCGGTGCATGTGTTGCATACTTCGGGAACGACTGGTATACCCAAACCACTCATTTATACGCCGGCCTGGGCGGCGAGCTTGATGGTGCAGTGTCAGTTGGAGGCTCCAGAAGGGTTTGTAGATTTGAGTTGTTATACTACTCGAGGGAGGTTTGTGAGTATTCTGCCTCCGTTTCACGGGGCGGGGGTTACCTTCACATGCTTTGTGGCATTGTTCTTTGGGACGGTGCCTGTGTTTATGCTGCCTGGGCTACCGCCGACGACCGAAGATATGGTACAGGCTATCAGTCATGCGGATGTCGATTGGGCTTTTTTGCCACCAGGTAGAGATTCCAGTCGTGCAACATGTACAAAGCATGAACTGACTATCTTCGTAACACAGCATTTGTGGATGAACTGGGGAAGCGGCCTGACCTACTGGACGTGGCAGCGATTCGGTTGA